One Panicum virgatum strain AP13 chromosome 9K, P.virgatum_v5, whole genome shotgun sequence genomic region harbors:
- the LOC120646827 gene encoding homocysteine S-methyltransferase 1-like yields MGAVEELVARAGGCAVIDGGFATQLEALGADINDPLWSAACLIARPLLVKEVHLQYLEAGADVIISSSYQATIPGFLARGMSLDEAEDLLRTSVKLALEARDEFWKSTLRKSKPIYNRALVAASIGSYGAYLADGSEYSGSYGADITVKKLKDFHRRRLQVLAGAGPDLIAFEAIPNKMEAQALVELLDEESIQVPSWICFSSVDGKHLCSGESFAGCLQILNASEKVAVVGVNCTPPQFIEGIIGEFRKQTKKAIAVYPNSGEVWDGRAKRWLPAECLGHKSFDALAKRWQEAGASLIGGCCRTTPSTIRAVSKILKGRAGH; encoded by the exons ATGGGCGCGGTGGAGGAGCTCGTGGCGAGAGCGGGCGGGTGCGCGGTGATCGACGGCGGCTTCGCCACGCAGCTGGAGGCGCTCGGCGCCGACATCAACGACCCGCTCTGGAGCGCTGCATGCCTCATCGCCAGGCCGCTCCTCGTCAAGGAG GTTCATTTGCAGTACCTTGAAGCCGGTGCTGACGTCATCATTTCATCATCCTACCAG GCAACGATCCCGGGGTTCCTAGCCAGAGGAATGTCTCTGGATGAGGCTGAAGACTTGCTGCGAACAAGTGTAAAACTGGCCCTGGAAGCACGGGACGAATTCTGGAAGTCCACACTGAGGAAGTCGAAGCCTATTTACAACCGTGCCCTAGTCGCTGCATCCATTGGAAGCTATGGAGCATATCTCGCTGATGGATCAGAGTACAG TGGATCATATGGAGCTGACATCACAGTTAAAAAACTGAAGGACTTCCACAGGCGCCGGCTGCAGGTCCTTGCAGGTGCCGGCCCTGACCTGATTGCATTTGAAGCCATTCCTAACAAAATGGAGGCACAG GCATTGGTTGAGCTTCTAGACGAGGAGAGCATCCAGGTCCCATCTTGGATCTGCTTCAGCTCCGTGGACGGCAAGCACCTGTGCTCTGGGGAAAGCTTCGCAGGCTGCCTTCAGATTCTGAACGCGAGCGAGAAGGTTGCTGTTGTAGGAGTGAACTGCACGCCGCCTCAATTCATCGAAGGCATCATAGGCGAATTCAGGAAG CAAACAAAGAAGGCGATTGCTGTCTACCCGAACAGTGGCGAGGTTTGGGACGGGAGAGCAAAGAGGTGGCTG CCGGCCGAGTGTTTGGGTCACAAGAGCTTCGACGCGCTCGCGAAGAGATGGCAGGAGGCCGGGGCGAGCCTCATCGGAGGATGCTGCCGGACCACGCCTTCGACTATTCGGGCCGTTTCCAAGATCCTCaagggcagggcagggcacTGA